Proteins from a genomic interval of Paenibacillus lentus:
- a CDS encoding putative RNA methyltransferase — translation MLKFHNMPENMVICPVCAATLRLQGRSLICRKSHCFDIAKQGYVNFLLQAPKEKYDKYLFQSRARISEAGVFKGITDRLSTIVLLALEQQSKVQQIANQQNAEPERAELQCTEQQSTEQQKLLRSNEAGQRCIVKVLDAGCGEGSHLYAVKRKLVEAMGSRLSLVATGIDLAKEGIKIAAKRSPEMMWGVADLAKCPFADHSFDIILNILSPANYAEFQRMLAPAGSVIKVIPGKEYLQEIRQALYEKSDRRVYSNDRTITLFRRHFRLEGTERIKYEVTLDGEPLMQLLQMTPLAWQASRVQMQQVAKAIEGRAITFDFDILTGRNKLN, via the coding sequence ATGTTAAAATTTCATAATATGCCGGAGAATATGGTCATTTGTCCTGTTTGCGCGGCTACCTTAAGGTTACAGGGCAGAAGTCTAATTTGCAGGAAGAGCCATTGTTTTGATATCGCGAAGCAGGGATATGTCAACTTCCTGCTGCAAGCTCCTAAGGAGAAATATGATAAGTACTTATTTCAATCTCGGGCCCGCATCAGTGAGGCCGGGGTGTTTAAAGGAATTACGGATCGCTTGAGCACAATCGTGCTGCTTGCACTGGAACAGCAAAGCAAGGTGCAGCAAATTGCGAATCAGCAAAATGCAGAGCCCGAAAGAGCGGAGCTTCAGTGCACAGAGCAGCAAAGCACAGAGCAGCAAAAGCTCCTGCGGAGCAATGAAGCTGGACAACGCTGTATTGTTAAGGTGTTGGATGCGGGCTGTGGGGAAGGTTCTCATCTATATGCAGTGAAGCGCAAGCTGGTAGAAGCGATGGGGAGCCGCTTGTCGTTAGTCGCGACAGGGATAGACCTTGCCAAAGAGGGAATTAAAATAGCTGCCAAAAGAAGTCCCGAAATGATGTGGGGCGTGGCTGATCTGGCGAAATGTCCATTTGCTGACCACTCCTTCGATATTATTCTAAACATTTTATCGCCGGCCAATTATGCGGAGTTCCAGCGAATGCTTGCGCCTGCCGGCTCGGTCATTAAAGTCATCCCGGGCAAAGAATATTTGCAGGAAATACGGCAGGCACTGTATGAGAAGTCTGATCGGCGGGTATATTCCAATGACAGGACAATAACGTTGTTTCGTCGTCATTTTAGGCTTGAGGGTACGGAGCGGATAAAGTACGAGGTAACACTGGATGGGGAGCCACTGATGCAATTGCTGCAAATGACTCCGTTGGCATGGCAGGCATCCAGGGTACAAATGCAGCAGGTAGCAAAAGCGATCGAGGGCAGAGCGATCACCTTCGATTTCGATATTTTAACAGGCAGGAACAAGCTGAATTAG
- a CDS encoding CYTH domain-containing protein, giving the protein MSLEIERKFLLREIPQALIEEGQLQLKSEHRIEQTYLALAGDQELRVRRIRDLATEEITYTHTFKKGHGLLREEIEYEISKEIYEQITRIHQSVPLTKNRVTADWSGRIIEIDLYDQIDLMVLEVEFSSEEEATQFIPPVWFGLDISTNKEYSNKKVWKELQERTV; this is encoded by the coding sequence ATGTCATTAGAAATCGAACGTAAGTTTCTGCTCCGGGAGATTCCCCAAGCCTTGATCGAGGAAGGGCAGCTGCAACTGAAATCGGAGCATCGAATCGAACAGACCTATTTAGCGCTCGCTGGGGATCAGGAGCTGCGCGTGCGTAGGATCAGGGACTTGGCTACGGAGGAGATTACATATACCCATACCTTTAAGAAGGGGCATGGTTTGCTTCGGGAAGAAATAGAGTACGAAATTTCAAAAGAAATATATGAGCAGATCACTAGGATACACCAATCAGTTCCACTAACGAAGAATCGGGTAACGGCCGATTGGAGCGGACGAATCATTGAGATCGACCTATATGATCAAATTGATCTAATGGTGCTGGAGGTTGAGTTCTCATCTGAAGAGGAAGCAACCCAGTTCATTCCGCCGGTCTGGTTCGGTTTGGACATTAGCACGAATAAGGAATATAGCAATAAGAAAGTATGGAAAGAGCTGCAGGAGCGCACCGTGTGA
- the htpG gene encoding molecular chaperone HtpG, whose translation MAKKEFQAESKRLLEMMINSIYTQREIFLRELISNASDAIDKIYYKALTDDNLVFNREDYFIKITPDKDNRTLTISDTGIGMTEEELENNLGVIAKSGSLAFKKENEAKDGHNIIGQFGVGFYSAFMVADVVTVISKPFGSDQAFKWESEGADGYTIVPFDKTTPGTDIILKIKANTEEEQYDEFLEEHRLRAIIKKYSDFIRYPIKMDVTGQRPKEGAENEFEEYKEEQTINSMVPIWRKNKSELTAEDYENFYHEKRYGFDKPLKHIHISADGAVVYNAILFIPEKTPFDYYTKEYEKGLELYSNGVLIMDKCGDLLPDYFGFVKGMVDSEDLSLNISRELLQHDRQLTLIARNIKNKIKGQLQSMLKDEREQYEKFYDSFGRQLKYGVYSDYGMHKEDLQDLLMFYSSKEKKLVTLDEYVSRMPEDQKYIYYASGESIERIEKLPQTELVADKGYEILYLTDDIDEFAIKMILNYKEKEFKSVSSGDLGIEPDEKDKEADESSNKELFEAMQEILNGKVKSVKASKRLKSHPVCLSTEGELSIEMEKILKSMPSGQDVQADKVLEINMNHEVFQSLKAAHENDKEKLSLYTNLLYNQALLIEGLPVHDPVEFTNDICKIMV comes from the coding sequence ATGGCAAAGAAAGAGTTTCAGGCGGAATCCAAAAGATTGCTGGAAATGATGATTAACTCCATTTACACGCAACGAGAGATTTTTCTGCGAGAGCTTATATCCAATGCAAGTGATGCGATCGATAAAATATATTACAAGGCGCTGACCGACGATAATCTCGTGTTCAACCGCGAGGATTACTTCATTAAAATTACTCCGGATAAAGACAACCGCACACTTACGATTTCCGATACCGGGATCGGTATGACAGAGGAAGAGCTGGAGAACAACCTCGGGGTTATTGCGAAGAGCGGTTCCTTGGCGTTTAAGAAAGAGAATGAAGCGAAGGACGGACATAACATCATCGGTCAATTCGGGGTGGGCTTCTATTCGGCGTTCATGGTAGCTGACGTGGTGACTGTCATCAGCAAGCCGTTCGGCAGCGACCAAGCCTTCAAGTGGGAATCCGAAGGGGCGGATGGCTATACCATCGTTCCGTTCGACAAAACGACGCCAGGCACCGACATTATCCTTAAAATCAAAGCCAACACGGAAGAGGAGCAATATGATGAGTTCCTGGAGGAGCACCGCCTAAGAGCCATCATCAAGAAATACTCCGACTTCATCCGTTATCCTATTAAGATGGATGTTACAGGACAGCGTCCTAAGGAAGGCGCGGAGAACGAGTTCGAGGAATACAAGGAAGAGCAAACGATCAACAGTATGGTGCCGATTTGGCGTAAAAATAAAAGCGAGCTGACTGCAGAGGACTATGAGAACTTCTACCACGAGAAGCGCTACGGTTTCGACAAGCCGCTGAAGCATATTCATATTAGCGCAGACGGTGCAGTCGTCTACAATGCAATCCTGTTTATTCCGGAGAAGACGCCTTTTGATTATTATACGAAAGAATATGAAAAAGGGCTGGAGCTCTATTCCAACGGCGTGCTTATTATGGACAAATGCGGCGACCTGCTGCCGGATTATTTCGGATTCGTCAAAGGGATGGTGGATTCCGAGGATCTGTCGCTCAATATCTCTAGAGAGCTGCTGCAGCACGACCGTCAGCTGACGCTAATTGCGCGGAATATCAAGAACAAGATCAAAGGGCAGTTGCAAAGCATGCTGAAGGACGAAAGAGAGCAATATGAGAAGTTCTACGACTCTTTCGGCCGCCAGTTGAAATACGGTGTATACAGCGACTATGGCATGCATAAAGAGGATTTACAGGATCTACTTATGTTCTATTCCTCCAAAGAAAAGAAACTGGTTACGCTGGATGAGTATGTTTCCAGAATGCCTGAGGATCAGAAGTATATCTATTACGCTTCTGGCGAATCGATCGAGCGGATTGAGAAGCTGCCGCAGACAGAGCTTGTAGCTGATAAAGGCTATGAAATCCTGTACCTGACCGATGATATTGACGAGTTCGCAATTAAGATGATTCTGAACTACAAGGAGAAGGAATTCAAATCCGTATCGAGCGGCGACCTTGGCATCGAGCCGGACGAGAAGGATAAGGAAGCGGACGAGAGCAGCAACAAGGAGCTGTTCGAGGCGATGCAGGAAATTTTGAACGGCAAAGTGAAGAGCGTCAAAGCCTCCAAGCGCCTTAAATCCCATCCGGTCTGTTTGTCGACGGAGGGCGAGCTATCAATCGAGATGGAGAAAATACTTAAATCGATGCCAAGCGGCCAGGACGTCCAGGCCGACAAAGTGCTGGAAATTAACATGAACCACGAAGTGTTCCAATCGCTTAAGGCGGCACATGAGAACGATAAGGAGAAGCTGAGTCTGTACACGAACCTGCTGTACAACCAGGCACTGCTGATCGAAGGTTTGCCTGTACACGATCCAGTGGAATTTACAAACGATATTTGCAAAATTATGGTTTGA
- a CDS encoding NifU N-terminal domain-containing protein: MAIEVDVQATPNPNAVKINANATLFEGTGSMSVKSDESTDHPLASALVRIEGVDNIFGLRNFVTITKRPEADWDAILAEAEEVFKKIYG; encoded by the coding sequence ATGGCAATAGAAGTTGATGTTCAAGCTACCCCGAATCCGAACGCGGTGAAGATCAATGCGAATGCGACGTTGTTTGAGGGCACTGGCAGTATGTCGGTCAAGAGCGATGAGTCGACAGACCATCCGCTTGCAAGCGCTCTAGTTCGCATTGAAGGCGTGGATAACATTTTTGGATTGAGAAATTTCGTGACGATTACAAAAAGGCCGGAAGCCGATTGGGATGCGATTCTAGCGGAAGCAGAAGAGGTTTTCAAGAAGATTTACGGTTAG
- a CDS encoding PLP-dependent aminotransferase family protein, giving the protein MYQDFKITAGRPVYVQVKEYLKRLMVKGVLQPHQKLPSTRELSELMNVSRNTIISAYIGLEEDGLIYTQKGKGSYVAQMAISVTAPLLELNWKERMNSQALLAEEMDLMKHGIRAERGTISFTSIAPNEKLFDLGNVKRAFLDRMAVEGEVLLNYGYAKGYKPLIDLLKQYMEQKGVDLTGKDLLITNGFTEGLDLVLSALAKRNGAVICENPTHHTAIKNLRLHGYEVTGIDMERDGINLEQLEQVLSRQSFDCAYFIPSYHNPTGIVMSPQKRLELMRLMTRYQIPVIEDGFNEELRYSGSHVSPLIAAAGEGNGVIYLGSFSKVLFPGLRVGWVLADQELIYYLESLKRARSIHTSTLDQSILYQYLLNGNLDKYLRRARAEYKRKYEWTRRCCEAYMPYSLLTGDGGLHLFVSFAEGFDTRRLLELCKQRGVIFTPGDIFYTDGTGRETLRLGFSRVSDENIEAGIKIIGEAAKELLT; this is encoded by the coding sequence ATGTATCAGGATTTTAAAATAACAGCGGGTCGTCCGGTCTACGTTCAAGTGAAGGAATATTTGAAGCGATTGATGGTAAAAGGGGTACTCCAGCCTCATCAGAAACTTCCCTCTACCCGGGAGCTCAGTGAACTCATGAACGTTAGCCGCAACACGATTATCTCGGCTTATATCGGTTTGGAGGAAGATGGTCTGATCTACACCCAGAAGGGGAAAGGCAGTTACGTTGCCCAGATGGCGATTAGTGTTACAGCTCCCCTATTGGAGCTCAATTGGAAGGAACGAATGAATAGCCAAGCGCTGCTGGCTGAGGAAATGGACTTGATGAAGCACGGTATACGTGCGGAGCGAGGAACAATTTCATTTACGAGTATTGCGCCGAATGAGAAGCTGTTCGATCTGGGCAATGTGAAAAGAGCGTTCCTCGACCGGATGGCCGTGGAAGGTGAAGTTCTGCTCAATTATGGTTATGCCAAAGGCTATAAGCCGTTAATTGATTTATTAAAGCAATATATGGAGCAAAAAGGCGTGGATTTGACGGGCAAGGACCTGCTCATCACGAACGGTTTTACAGAAGGATTGGATCTGGTACTGTCCGCCCTGGCGAAGCGCAACGGAGCCGTCATTTGCGAGAATCCAACCCATCATACGGCCATCAAAAATTTACGGCTGCACGGGTATGAAGTGACCGGCATTGATATGGAGCGAGATGGTATTAATCTGGAACAGCTCGAACAGGTGCTGTCGCGCCAGTCCTTCGATTGTGCCTATTTCATTCCTTCCTATCACAATCCTACGGGAATCGTCATGTCTCCGCAGAAAAGGCTGGAGCTTATGAGGCTCATGACCCGCTATCAGATTCCTGTCATTGAGGATGGTTTCAATGAAGAGCTTCGTTATTCAGGCTCTCATGTGTCCCCGCTCATTGCAGCGGCAGGTGAGGGGAATGGCGTCATCTACTTGGGCAGTTTCTCGAAGGTGCTGTTTCCTGGCCTGCGGGTAGGCTGGGTGCTGGCGGATCAAGAACTGATCTATTACTTGGAGAGCTTGAAGAGAGCTCGCAGCATTCATACATCAACGCTGGATCAATCTATATTGTATCAATATTTGTTAAATGGGAACCTGGATAAATATTTGCGAAGAGCCAGGGCGGAATATAAACGGAAGTACGAATGGACGAGACGGTGCTGTGAGGCATATATGCCTTATAGCCTGCTGACCGGAGACGGGGGGTTGCATCTTTTCGTGTCCTTTGCAGAAGGATTTGACACGAGAAGGCTGCTTGAGCTGTGTAAGCAGCGTGGCGTCATTTTTACGCCTGGGGATATTTTTTATACGGATGGAACGGGACGGGAAACGTTGCGGCTGGGCTTCTCTCGCGTGAGTGATGAAAATATTGAAGCTGGGATCAAAATCATCGGCGAGGCTGCCAAAGAGCTGTTGACGTAG
- a CDS encoding sensor histidine kinase: MQKWYQIFQRNTGLSPYIWVVFYILPFYFIFRSSAPYQMVFGSLLIVAFFACYVLSFVSKGWKVYFWTSLQIAISITMTLLFGYVYFSLFLAFFIGNIKNKVGFITLYTVHLVTTVVTINWGFVTKTSWFITQLPFVLVSLIGVILLPVTTYNRNKSDRLQGQLEDANKRISELVKLEERQRIARDLHDTLGQKLSLIGLKSDLAGRLIEENPSRARTEIDDVRQTARVALKEVRELVTQMRGTRLQDEIFRIRQILKAAQIEFTLEGDPEQLDISLMNENVLGMCLKEAVTNIVKHSSATACSIIIRPSRGELIVTIQDNGVGVPVNSFYTKGNGLRGMKERLEFVNGSMEITSSGGTMLTIKVPSSLKQPVEETPI; encoded by the coding sequence ATGCAGAAATGGTATCAGATTTTTCAAAGAAATACCGGGCTAAGCCCATACATCTGGGTTGTTTTCTATATTTTGCCCTTTTACTTTATATTCAGATCTTCCGCGCCTTACCAGATGGTGTTTGGAAGCTTGTTAATCGTTGCTTTCTTTGCTTGTTATGTTCTGTCGTTTGTGTCTAAGGGCTGGAAGGTGTATTTCTGGACTAGCTTGCAGATCGCCATTTCCATCACGATGACGCTGTTGTTCGGCTATGTTTATTTCTCTTTGTTTTTGGCGTTCTTTATAGGAAATATTAAGAATAAGGTAGGCTTTATTACGTTGTATACGGTTCATCTAGTCACGACAGTGGTGACGATAAATTGGGGATTTGTAACGAAAACCTCATGGTTCATTACGCAGCTTCCGTTCGTTCTGGTCAGCTTGATCGGCGTTATTTTGCTTCCAGTTACGACGTATAACCGCAATAAGAGTGATCGTTTGCAGGGACAGTTGGAGGATGCGAATAAGCGAATTTCCGAGCTGGTAAAGCTGGAGGAGCGTCAACGGATTGCTCGGGATTTACATGATACGCTTGGTCAAAAGCTATCGTTAATCGGTTTAAAGAGTGATCTTGCAGGTCGATTGATTGAAGAGAATCCTTCTCGAGCGCGGACTGAAATTGATGATGTGCGTCAAACGGCCAGAGTGGCATTGAAGGAAGTACGTGAGTTAGTTACCCAGATGAGGGGAACGAGATTACAGGATGAGATATTTCGAATTAGGCAAATATTGAAGGCTGCCCAGATTGAGTTCACCTTGGAAGGGGATCCTGAACAACTGGACATTTCATTGATGAATGAGAATGTACTTGGCATGTGCCTCAAGGAAGCTGTGACGAATATCGTCAAGCATAGCAGCGCTACAGCCTGCTCTATTATAATTAGACCGTCCCGCGGTGAATTAATTGTTACAATACAGGATAATGGGGTAGGCGTACCCGTAAACTCGTTTTATACCAAGGGAAATGGTCTGCGCGGGATGAAGGAGCGGCTTGAATTTGTAAATGGGAGCATGGAAATCACCTCAAGTGGAGGGACGATGCTGACGATTAAAGTTCCTAGTTCACTAAAACAACCCGTAGAGGAGACACCGATATGA
- a CDS encoding response regulator transcription factor yields the protein MIRIVIAEDQRMLLGALASILDLEEDMTVVGRASNGEDAVRLVHQHKPDICIMDIEMPVKSGLDAAEELKGSGCKVMILTTFARSGYFERAIKAGASGYLLKDSPSEELATSIRSIMAGRRIYASELVDEAYGEENPLTEREKEVLGLVADGKNTKEIASELFITTGTVRNYISVILDKLGVSNRIEAITRFKEKGWFK from the coding sequence ATGATCCGAATTGTTATCGCCGAAGATCAGCGCATGCTGCTCGGAGCTCTAGCTTCGATCCTTGATTTGGAGGAAGATATGACGGTTGTCGGCAGAGCCAGTAATGGAGAGGATGCTGTCCGGCTTGTTCATCAGCATAAACCAGATATTTGCATTATGGATATTGAAATGCCTGTGAAGAGCGGTCTGGATGCGGCGGAGGAGCTTAAGGGCTCTGGTTGCAAAGTGATGATTCTAACCACCTTCGCTCGCTCCGGTTATTTCGAACGGGCAATCAAAGCCGGGGCAAGCGGATATTTGCTGAAGGATAGTCCCAGTGAGGAATTAGCGACCTCCATTCGCAGTATTATGGCGGGGCGGAGAATATACGCCTCAGAACTGGTCGATGAGGCCTATGGGGAAGAGAACCCTTTAACTGAGCGCGAGAAGGAAGTGCTAGGACTCGTCGCGGACGGGAAAAACACGAAGGAAATTGCTAGTGAATTGTTTATTACTACGGGGACAGTTCGCAATTATATTTCCGTTATCCTAGATAAGCTGGGAGTAAGTAATCGAATCGAAGCCATCACCCGATTTAAAGAGAAGGGGTGGTTTAAGTAA
- a CDS encoding fatty acid desaturase has protein sequence MNKSSLLSDLKKNVAPYEEIDTKSSVRQLFNTLLPLVLLWYGAYLSLSISYWLTLPIAILAGGFLVRTFIIFHDCCHQAFFKSRLANEILGTITGVLTLCPYQQWKNTHSIHHATSSNLDKRGVGDMWLLTIDEYMAASTWTKFIYRMYRNPFMMLVIGPIYIFLVAYRFNRKGARRKERISTYVTNVALVGLYTLLIWAIGWQAFLLVQLPIFFISGMLGIWLFYVQHQFEHSYFEHDEEWEYVNAAVEGSSYYKLPKLLQWITGNIGFHHVHHLSPKVPNYNLEKAHEATPPLQKATTITIRTSLRSLRFRLWDERNKTFISFKELKEQCKSSGGKVAEFAKKPGLSVGSSLSTNSSSRSSQSPSSLPSVQAK, from the coding sequence ATGAACAAGTCCAGCCTTCTGTCAGATTTGAAGAAAAACGTAGCTCCTTACGAGGAGATTGATACGAAATCAAGTGTCCGTCAGCTGTTCAATACCTTGCTGCCCCTCGTGCTATTATGGTACGGCGCTTATCTGAGCTTATCGATATCCTATTGGTTGACCCTTCCGATCGCCATTCTTGCGGGTGGTTTTCTGGTTAGAACCTTTATTATATTTCATGACTGCTGTCATCAGGCTTTTTTTAAAAGTCGGCTGGCCAATGAAATCCTGGGGACGATTACGGGCGTTCTCACGCTTTGTCCTTACCAGCAATGGAAAAATACCCACTCGATCCATCACGCAACGAGCAGCAATCTCGATAAGCGCGGAGTTGGAGATATGTGGCTGCTTACGATTGATGAGTATATGGCTGCCTCGACCTGGACGAAGTTTATCTATCGGATGTATCGCAATCCGTTCATGATGCTCGTTATCGGTCCGATTTATATTTTTCTCGTAGCTTATCGATTTAATCGCAAGGGCGCTCGGAGAAAAGAAAGAATCAGCACTTACGTGACCAATGTAGCTCTGGTCGGCTTATATACGTTATTGATATGGGCGATCGGCTGGCAAGCCTTCCTGCTGGTACAGCTTCCGATTTTCTTTATTTCCGGTATGCTCGGCATTTGGTTGTTCTATGTTCAGCATCAATTCGAGCATTCTTATTTCGAGCATGACGAAGAATGGGAATATGTGAATGCGGCGGTTGAAGGAAGCTCTTATTATAAGCTGCCTAAACTATTGCAATGGATTACTGGCAACATCGGGTTTCATCATGTTCATCATTTAAGCCCGAAGGTGCCGAACTATAATTTGGAAAAGGCCCATGAGGCTACGCCACCGCTGCAGAAAGCAACGACGATTACGATCAGAACGAGTCTCCGATCGCTGCGCTTTCGACTATGGGATGAGCGGAACAAGACATTTATTTCCTTTAAGGAGCTTAAGGAGCAGTGCAAGTCTAGTGGCGGCAAGGTTGCTGAATTTGCAAAAAAACCGGGATTAAGCGTAGGTTCGAGTTTGAGCACGAATTCGAGCTCAAGGTCAAGTCAAAGCCCTAGCTCGTTGCCAAGTGTCCAAGCAAAATAA
- a CDS encoding DUF1273 domain-containing protein, producing the protein MKNLFVTGYRAHELGIYNNKHEGIPYIQQAIRNRLIPLLEDGLEWIITPGQFGVDLWACETALSLKAQYPQLKCSIISAFSNPEEKWSDEKKIYYEDLLRNIDYYAAVSNQPYQGKWQFIARDDLLLRKTDGILLVYDEEMGEGSPKFIKQRALRKQSEDGYSVITISADEIQSIADEETETLFDDVQNFEFLESEQEPST; encoded by the coding sequence GTGAAAAACTTATTCGTTACCGGCTACCGCGCTCATGAGCTTGGCATATACAACAACAAACATGAAGGAATCCCCTATATACAGCAAGCCATTCGGAACAGGCTTATCCCTCTTCTGGAAGATGGATTAGAGTGGATAATTACTCCTGGGCAATTTGGCGTTGACCTCTGGGCGTGCGAAACCGCCCTCTCGCTCAAAGCACAATATCCACAGTTGAAATGCTCTATCATTTCCGCCTTTAGCAATCCAGAAGAAAAATGGAGCGATGAGAAAAAAATCTATTACGAAGACTTGCTGCGCAACATCGATTATTATGCAGCGGTCAGCAATCAACCCTATCAGGGCAAGTGGCAATTTATAGCTAGAGATGATTTACTACTACGAAAGACGGACGGAATTCTTCTCGTCTATGACGAAGAAATGGGCGAAGGCAGTCCAAAGTTTATAAAGCAGCGAGCCCTGCGCAAACAATCGGAGGATGGATACTCAGTCATCACCATAAGCGCTGATGAAATTCAGTCCATTGCCGATGAGGAGACAGAGACCCTGTTTGATGATGTGCAAAATTTTGAATTCCTTGAATCTGAGCAGGAGCCATCAACTTAA
- a CDS encoding aminotransferase class I/II-fold pyridoxal phosphate-dependent enzyme: MSKDWINPLVREIPPSGIRAFVGAVDKDVVSLAVGEPDFVTPRPVVEACITALNQGAMGYTPNAGLVELREEIACYLHARFQLSYDPATEMFVTVGSSEAVDLALRTILKQGDEVLVPTPSYIAYTPLAQLHGGKVVEVQTSAREQFKLRAWELRRHLTPRSKVLILNYPNNPTGALMTREDLVPIAELAIAHDLIVISDEIYAELSYGQRHTSIASLPGMKERTLVISGFSKAFAMTGWRVGYVCGNNELIAAMLKIHQYTAMCAPVLGQVAAIASLRSGLSDMHLMIESYNQRRQWLVSALQDVGLPCHEPEGAFYVFPSIAHTGLSSEEFALRLLKEAGVAAVPGHVFGAGGEGHIRCSYAAGLPQLQEALQRIEKLMRLPLRQSS, from the coding sequence ATGAGCAAAGATTGGATCAATCCGTTGGTACGGGAAATACCACCATCCGGGATCAGAGCTTTTGTAGGAGCTGTGGATAAGGATGTCGTCTCACTGGCCGTGGGAGAACCGGATTTTGTAACGCCAAGACCTGTGGTCGAGGCTTGTATTACCGCACTGAACCAGGGAGCCATGGGGTATACTCCTAATGCTGGGCTTGTGGAATTGCGCGAGGAAATTGCATGCTATCTGCACGCAAGGTTTCAGTTGAGCTATGATCCTGCCACTGAAATGTTTGTTACCGTTGGCAGTAGTGAAGCTGTGGACTTGGCGTTGCGCACGATTCTAAAGCAAGGGGACGAAGTATTGGTTCCGACGCCCAGTTATATAGCTTATACTCCCTTAGCTCAGCTGCATGGCGGAAAGGTGGTAGAGGTGCAGACCTCTGCGCGGGAGCAGTTTAAGCTTCGGGCTTGGGAGCTCAGACGTCATTTGACCCCTCGTTCTAAGGTGCTAATTTTGAATTACCCTAACAATCCGACAGGAGCTCTTATGACGAGAGAGGATTTGGTGCCGATTGCAGAGTTAGCCATCGCCCATGATCTTATCGTCATTTCGGACGAAATCTATGCTGAGCTAAGCTATGGACAACGGCACACGAGCATTGCCTCACTGCCAGGCATGAAGGAGCGGACACTCGTCATCAGCGGCTTCTCTAAAGCGTTTGCCATGACGGGCTGGCGAGTCGGTTATGTGTGCGGAAATAACGAGCTGATCGCTGCCATGCTGAAGATCCATCAATACACGGCGATGTGCGCACCGGTGTTGGGACAAGTGGCAGCGATAGCGTCGCTGCGGAGCGGATTAAGCGATATGCATCTGATGATCGAGTCATACAATCAGCGCAGACAATGGCTGGTCTCGGCTTTGCAGGATGTAGGCCTGCCATGTCATGAACCGGAGGGAGCCTTCTATGTATTCCCGTCGATTGCCCACACTGGACTTAGCTCGGAGGAGTTCGCACTACGCTTGTTGAAAGAGGCGGGGGTAGCCGCTGTGCCCGGTCATGTGTTCGGTGCAGGAGGAGAAGGCCACATACGCTGCTCTTATGCTGCAGGGCTGCCGCAGCTGCAGGAAGCTTTGCAGCGAATCGAAAAATTGATGAGATTGCCTCTTAGGCAGTCCTCGTAA